A window of Malania oleifera isolate guangnan ecotype guangnan chromosome 5, ASM2987363v1, whole genome shotgun sequence contains these coding sequences:
- the LOC131155772 gene encoding SH3 domain-containing protein 1-like isoform X2 yields the protein MEAIRRQASKLREQVAKQQQAVLKQLGRFGNETTMIDDVELQCHRLLHNLYNSTRVSKHFQRDIVRAVEGFISTSCRQMEIMRKLTEDCCKFGNENRSAKSPLARVALHFGTSRSSMEEERETLIAILGDQVSEPLRSLVAGAPLEDARHLTHRYDSLRQEVEVQAAEVLRRQSKSKDPGVPSETSTKLQSAEAKLVELKSAMMALGREATAAMLAVESQQQRITLERLLMMVDAERSYHQSIVSILEKLHAKRDVHPTHEDTYFNGSNAEELMDQNDMHFIAKVIHPFDAQADGELTLSIDDYIVVRQVAPNGWSEGECKGRAGWFPSAYIERQDKAPASKILETGSSP from the exons GCAGTTTTGAAACAATTGGGACGTTTTGGTAATGAAACAACAATGATTGATGATGTGGAACTTCAGTGCCACCGACTTCTTCATAATCTATATAACTCTACGAGGGTATCTAAG CATTTTCAAAGGGATATTGTTCGTGCTGTGGAAGGTTTTATTTCAACAAGCTGTAGGCAAATGGAGATAA TGAGAAAATTGACTGAAGATTGTTGCAAATTTGGAAATGAAAATCGAAGTGCAAAATCTCCTCTTGCAAGGGTTGCTCTTCACTTTGGTACCTCACGTAGTTCCATGGAAGAAGAGAGGGAAACTTTGATTGCTATTCTTGGTGATCAG GTTTCTGAACCACTGCGGTCATTAGTAGCTGGAGCTCCTTTGGAAGATGCTCGTCACTTGACTCACCGTTACGACAGCCTCCGCCAAGAGGTGGAAGTGCAG GCAGCTGAAGTATTAAGGCGCCAATCCAAGTCCAAGGATCCTGGTGTTCCTTCTGAGACTTCCACAAAACTTCAAAGTGCAGAAGCAAAATTGGTTGAGCTCAAATCTGCTATGATGGCTCTTGGACGAGAAGCAACTGCTGCAATGTTGGCAGTAGAGTCTCAGCAGCAACGGATAACATTAGAAAGGCTTCTTATGATG GTTGATGCTGAGAGATCTTATCATCAGAGCATTGTTTCTATTTTAGAAAAGCTACATGCCAAG AGAGATGTGCATCCTACACATGAGGATACTTATTTTAATGGGTCAAATGCTGAAGAACTTATGGATCAAAATGATATGCACTTTATTGCAAAA GTTATACACCCATTTGATGCTCAAGCAGATGGGGAGCTGACTCTTTCAATCGATGACTATATTGTGGTTCGCCAG GTGGCTCCTAATGGATGGTCTGAAGGTGAATGCAAAGGTAGGGCTGGATGGTTTCCATCTGCTTATATAGAAAGGCAGGACAAAGCTCCTGCGAGCAAGATATTGGAAACAGGGTCTTCCCCATGA
- the LOC131155772 gene encoding SH3 domain-containing protein 2-like isoform X1 — protein sequence MEAIRRQASKLREQVAKQQQAVLKQLGRFGNETTMIDDVELQCHRLLHNLYNSTRVSKHFQRDIVRAVEGFISTSCRQMEIMRKLTEDCCKFGNENRSAKSPLARVALHFGTSRSSMEEERETLIAILGDQVSEPLRSLVAGAPLEDARHLTHRYDSLRQEVEVQAAEVLRRQSKSKDPGVPSETSTKLQSAEAKLVELKSAMMALGREATAAMLAVESQQQRITLERLLMMVDAERSYHQSIVSILEKLHAKMILEKQRSESSSQSLTMQRDVHPTHEDTYFNGSNAEELMDQNDMHFIAKVIHPFDAQADGELTLSIDDYIVVRQVAPNGWSEGECKGRAGWFPSAYIERQDKAPASKILETGSSP from the exons GCAGTTTTGAAACAATTGGGACGTTTTGGTAATGAAACAACAATGATTGATGATGTGGAACTTCAGTGCCACCGACTTCTTCATAATCTATATAACTCTACGAGGGTATCTAAG CATTTTCAAAGGGATATTGTTCGTGCTGTGGAAGGTTTTATTTCAACAAGCTGTAGGCAAATGGAGATAA TGAGAAAATTGACTGAAGATTGTTGCAAATTTGGAAATGAAAATCGAAGTGCAAAATCTCCTCTTGCAAGGGTTGCTCTTCACTTTGGTACCTCACGTAGTTCCATGGAAGAAGAGAGGGAAACTTTGATTGCTATTCTTGGTGATCAG GTTTCTGAACCACTGCGGTCATTAGTAGCTGGAGCTCCTTTGGAAGATGCTCGTCACTTGACTCACCGTTACGACAGCCTCCGCCAAGAGGTGGAAGTGCAG GCAGCTGAAGTATTAAGGCGCCAATCCAAGTCCAAGGATCCTGGTGTTCCTTCTGAGACTTCCACAAAACTTCAAAGTGCAGAAGCAAAATTGGTTGAGCTCAAATCTGCTATGATGGCTCTTGGACGAGAAGCAACTGCTGCAATGTTGGCAGTAGAGTCTCAGCAGCAACGGATAACATTAGAAAGGCTTCTTATGATG GTTGATGCTGAGAGATCTTATCATCAGAGCATTGTTTCTATTTTAGAAAAGCTACATGCCAAG ATGATTCTAGAGAAACAACGAAGTGAATCTTCATCACAATCATTGACAATGCAGAGAGATGTGCATCCTACACATGAGGATACTTATTTTAATGGGTCAAATGCTGAAGAACTTATGGATCAAAATGATATGCACTTTATTGCAAAA GTTATACACCCATTTGATGCTCAAGCAGATGGGGAGCTGACTCTTTCAATCGATGACTATATTGTGGTTCGCCAG GTGGCTCCTAATGGATGGTCTGAAGGTGAATGCAAAGGTAGGGCTGGATGGTTTCCATCTGCTTATATAGAAAGGCAGGACAAAGCTCCTGCGAGCAAGATATTGGAAACAGGGTCTTCCCCATGA